The Micromonospora sp. Llam0 genome includes a window with the following:
- a CDS encoding MTH1187 family thiamine-binding protein, translated as MSVLVAFSVTPLGVGEDVGRIVAEGIRVVRASGLPNQTDAMFTLVEGDTWDEVMGVVKQAVEAVAALAPRVSTVVKVDYRPGVSGALTGKVEAVERYLSEGVGE; from the coding sequence ATGTCCGTGCTGGTGGCGTTCTCGGTGACACCGTTGGGCGTAGGTGAGGACGTGGGTCGGATCGTCGCTGAGGGCATCCGTGTGGTCCGGGCCTCGGGCTTGCCGAACCAGACCGATGCGATGTTCACGTTGGTCGAGGGGGATACGTGGGATGAGGTCATGGGAGTGGTCAAGCAGGCGGTGGAGGCTGTGGCCGCGTTGGCGCCACGGGTGAGTACGGTAGTGAAGGTCGATTATCGACCGGGTGTTTCTGGGGCGCTTACCGGAAAGGTCGAGGCGGTGGAACGGTACCTCAGCGAAGGCGTCGGCGAG